The following proteins are co-located in the Microbacterium sp. SORGH_AS_0888 genome:
- the adhP gene encoding alcohol dehydrogenase AdhP, protein MRAAVVVAHDKPLVVTDVPIPQPGPGQALVKVITSGVCHTDLHAARGDWPVAPKADLIPGHEGYGEVIALGEGVTTLSVGDRVGNAWLWSACGVCEFCRTGWETLCPEQQNGGYSVDGSFGEYMLVDEKFAARIPEGADPVEVAPVLCAGVTVYKGLKMTGVRPGEWVVISGVGGLGHIAVQYARAMGMRVAAVDIAPDKLELARKHGAEVTVDASRQDPAAAIQEQTGGAHGVLVTAVHPKAFGQALGMARRGATIVFNGLPPGDFPANIFDIVLRAITIRGSIVGTRQDMIEALDFYARGEIHPTVSVESIDDINDIFERMEHGKIDGRIVMKY, encoded by the coding sequence ATGCGCGCGGCCGTCGTGGTCGCCCACGACAAGCCGCTCGTGGTCACCGACGTCCCGATCCCGCAGCCCGGTCCGGGGCAGGCCCTCGTGAAGGTCATCACGAGCGGCGTGTGCCACACCGACCTGCACGCCGCACGGGGCGACTGGCCCGTCGCCCCGAAGGCGGACCTCATCCCCGGTCACGAGGGCTACGGCGAGGTCATCGCCCTCGGCGAGGGCGTGACGACCCTCTCGGTCGGCGACCGCGTCGGCAACGCCTGGCTCTGGAGCGCCTGCGGCGTGTGCGAGTTCTGCCGGACGGGCTGGGAGACGCTGTGTCCCGAGCAGCAGAACGGCGGCTACTCGGTCGACGGCAGCTTCGGCGAGTACATGCTCGTCGACGAGAAGTTCGCCGCCCGCATCCCCGAGGGCGCCGACCCGGTCGAGGTCGCGCCGGTCCTCTGCGCCGGTGTCACGGTCTACAAGGGGTTGAAGATGACGGGTGTGCGGCCCGGGGAATGGGTCGTCATCTCCGGCGTCGGTGGACTCGGTCACATCGCGGTGCAGTACGCCCGCGCCATGGGGATGCGCGTCGCGGCGGTCGACATCGCGCCGGACAAGCTCGAGCTCGCGCGCAAGCACGGCGCAGAGGTGACGGTGGACGCGTCCCGGCAGGACCCGGCCGCCGCGATCCAGGAGCAGACCGGCGGCGCGCACGGTGTGCTGGTCACGGCCGTGCACCCGAAGGCGTTCGGCCAGGCTCTCGGCATGGCCCGCCGCGGCGCGACCATCGTGTTCAACGGTCTGCCTCCGGGGGACTTCCCCGCGAACATCTTCGACATCGTGCTGCGGGCGATCACGATCCGCGGCTCGATCGTCGGCACGCGCCAGGACATGATCGAGGCGCTCGACTTCTACGCCCGTGGTGAGATCCACCCGACCGTATCGGTCGAGAGCATCGACGACATCAACGACATCTTCGAGCGCATGGAGCACGGCAAGATCGATGGCCGCATCGTCATGAAGTACTGA
- a CDS encoding type 1 glutamine amidotransferase domain-containing protein, producing MTELTDKRIAFLATDGYEDSELTSPWNAVTLAGGDPVMVAPSGDRIEGKNGHLHRVDLSARDARAEDFDALVLPGGVVNADHLRMDEDAVAFARAFFDEGKPVAAICHAAWTLVEADVVAGRTLTSYPSLATDLRNAGATWVDQEVVVDGDLISSRTPDDLPAFNAALVDGVAAKG from the coding sequence ATGACAGAGCTCACCGACAAGCGGATCGCCTTCCTCGCAACCGATGGCTACGAGGACTCGGAGCTGACGTCGCCGTGGAACGCGGTCACGCTCGCCGGCGGCGATCCCGTCATGGTCGCACCGAGCGGCGACCGCATCGAGGGCAAGAACGGGCACCTGCACCGTGTGGATCTGTCCGCGCGCGATGCGCGAGCCGAGGACTTCGATGCGCTCGTGCTCCCGGGCGGGGTGGTGAACGCCGATCACCTGCGCATGGACGAGGACGCCGTCGCGTTCGCTCGCGCGTTCTTCGACGAGGGGAAGCCCGTCGCGGCGATCTGCCATGCGGCGTGGACCCTCGTCGAGGCGGATGTCGTCGCGGGCCGGACGCTGACGAGCTACCCGAGCCTCGCGACGGACCTGCGCAACGCCGGGGCGACGTGGGTGGACCAGGAGGTCGTCGTCGACGGCGACCTGATCAGCAGTCGGACGCCGGACGATCTCCCCGCCTTCAACGCGGCGCTCGTCGACGGTGTGGCCGCGAAGGGCTGA
- a CDS encoding DHA2 family efflux MFS transporter permease subunit, producing MAHAAPTTGSLPTSPPTDAVARGDNRVIWLLLAAAFVAILNETTMGVAIPHLIVDLGITAVDAQWLTTAFMLTMAVVIPTTGFLLQRFGTRASFIAAMSLFSAGTLVALLSPGFPLLVVARVIQASGTAIMMPLLMTTLMTIVPPHARGRMMGRVSVVMALAPAIGPTMAGLVLDTLGWRWIFAIVLPIALVSLAVGARWIHDVGERSHARIDVLSIVLSAFGFGGIVFGLSQIGAGAHGGDAAASSASLATTTLIASLSVGVAALALFVWRQVVLQRTGSALLDLRVFRIPTFALSVAQFAVLSLAFFGTITVLPLFLQNAVGLSALDTGLVVLPGALAMGLAGPFIGRIYDRWGTRVLLVPAALLTVALLWVFASLTETTPVWELVVIQTLLSLGLALAFTPLFTASLGSLPVSLYSHGSAVVSTVQQVAGAAGIAVMITIMNAGFVSAQAAGAATPVSWAEGARTAFLFAAIAAIPTIVGAFLIRKPADGVEVPPGH from the coding sequence ATGGCTCACGCCGCCCCCACGACCGGATCGCTTCCGACATCACCGCCGACGGATGCGGTCGCACGAGGTGACAACCGCGTGATCTGGCTGCTGCTGGCGGCCGCGTTCGTCGCGATCCTCAACGAGACGACGATGGGCGTCGCGATCCCGCACCTCATCGTCGATCTCGGCATCACGGCGGTCGACGCGCAGTGGCTGACGACCGCATTCATGCTCACGATGGCGGTGGTCATCCCGACCACCGGGTTCCTGCTGCAGCGGTTCGGCACGCGCGCATCCTTCATCGCGGCGATGTCGCTGTTCTCGGCGGGGACCCTGGTCGCGCTGCTCTCCCCCGGCTTCCCCCTGCTGGTCGTCGCGCGCGTGATCCAGGCCTCCGGCACCGCGATCATGATGCCGCTGCTCATGACCACGCTCATGACCATCGTCCCACCGCACGCTCGGGGGCGCATGATGGGCAGGGTGAGCGTGGTCATGGCGCTCGCCCCCGCGATCGGTCCGACCATGGCGGGGCTCGTGCTCGACACGCTCGGCTGGCGCTGGATCTTCGCGATCGTGCTGCCGATCGCGCTCGTGTCCCTCGCCGTCGGCGCGCGGTGGATCCACGACGTGGGCGAGCGCAGCCACGCCCGCATCGACGTGCTGTCGATCGTGCTGTCGGCGTTCGGCTTCGGCGGGATCGTGTTCGGGCTCAGCCAGATCGGCGCGGGCGCGCACGGCGGCGACGCCGCGGCATCCTCCGCCTCCCTCGCGACCACGACGCTCATCGCGTCGCTGTCGGTCGGCGTCGCCGCCCTCGCGCTCTTCGTCTGGCGTCAGGTGGTGCTGCAGCGCACCGGCTCCGCACTGCTCGATCTCCGCGTCTTCCGCATTCCCACCTTCGCACTGTCGGTGGCGCAGTTCGCGGTGCTGTCGCTCGCGTTCTTCGGCACGATCACGGTCCTCCCGTTGTTCCTGCAGAACGCCGTCGGCCTCTCGGCGCTCGACACCGGCCTCGTCGTCCTGCCGGGCGCGCTGGCGATGGGTCTCGCGGGCCCCTTCATCGGCCGGATCTACGACCGCTGGGGCACGCGGGTCCTGCTGGTGCCGGCGGCGCTGCTGACGGTCGCGCTGCTGTGGGTGTTCGCCTCGCTCACCGAGACCACTCCCGTGTGGGAGCTCGTCGTCATCCAGACCCTCCTCTCGCTCGGGCTGGCACTGGCGTTCACGCCCCTGTTCACGGCCTCGCTCGGATCACTCCCGGTGTCGCTGTACTCGCACGGCAGCGCGGTCGTGTCCACGGTTCAGCAGGTCGCGGGCGCCGCGGGCATCGCCGTGATGATCACGATCATGAACGCGGGCTTCGTCTCGGCGCAGGCCGCCGGCGCGGCGACTCCGGTGTCCTGGGCGGAGGGCGCGCGCACGGCGTTCCTGTTCGCCGCGATCGCGGCGATCCCGACGATCGTCGGCGCGTTCCTCATCCGCAAGCCGGCCGACGGCGTCGAGGTCCCGCCGGGCCACTGA
- a CDS encoding DUF1345 domain-containing protein, which produces MAGAVATPPLGIAAGLLAGWGVFAIVQVVWILRVVWPMDAAQTQEHARAEDPGRPIARFVAVMGSVASLAAVGVVLLQSSGTVRTESFVLAAVALLSVAGSWALIQVDYMLRLAAVYYADPIGGIDFNQPEPPMYTDFAYVSFGLGVAYQVSDTNITSNAIRRLVIGQTLLAYLFGAVILATVINLVAGL; this is translated from the coding sequence GTGGCCGGCGCCGTCGCGACGCCGCCGCTCGGAATCGCCGCCGGACTGCTCGCGGGCTGGGGCGTGTTCGCGATCGTCCAGGTCGTGTGGATCCTGCGGGTCGTGTGGCCCATGGACGCGGCCCAGACCCAGGAGCATGCACGCGCGGAGGATCCGGGACGGCCGATCGCCCGGTTCGTCGCGGTGATGGGGTCGGTCGCGAGCCTCGCCGCCGTCGGCGTGGTGCTGCTCCAGAGCTCCGGCACGGTGCGCACCGAGTCCTTCGTGCTGGCGGCCGTGGCCCTGCTGAGCGTGGCCGGGTCGTGGGCGCTCATCCAGGTGGACTACATGCTGCGGCTCGCCGCCGTCTACTACGCGGATCCGATCGGCGGGATCGACTTCAATCAGCCGGAGCCCCCCATGTACACGGACTTCGCCTATGTCTCGTTCGGGCTCGGCGTCGCGTATCAGGTGTCGGACACGAACATCACGTCCAATGCGATCCGCCGCCTCGTCATTGGTCAGACGCTGCTGGCGTACCTGTTCGGCGCGGTGATCCTCGCCACGGTCATCAACCTCGTCGCGGGCCTGTGA
- a CDS encoding glycosyltransferase family 2 protein yields MNPVVTIVVPGHDVAPYAPDALASLRAQTFPAWTAVLVDDGSSDGTSELFAAAAAADPRFRVVRHPARRGLGSARNTGVSLVDTPFLGFLDADDVLLPDALTRLTATLDASGSDFVAGAYVRLAADDAGAYSPGPVQPWVQAATDPARLSVTIDEHPEASGNVVAWSKLVRTDFWRRARLRFPEGRLYEDQVLAQLMYCRARRFDVVPDVVVHWRVRAEGTSITQQEDRLDVLRDCLDAMREGLAILDAADHPLAAGARVRLLLRMDVPRLARIAAGHPEDEYRRMLGTFARMLAEHPQADPADLSSPLVSAARLW; encoded by the coding sequence GTGAACCCCGTCGTCACGATCGTGGTCCCCGGCCACGACGTCGCGCCCTACGCGCCCGACGCCCTCGCCTCGCTGCGTGCCCAGACCTTCCCGGCATGGACGGCGGTGCTGGTCGACGACGGCTCCTCGGACGGCACGTCGGAGCTGTTCGCCGCCGCCGCGGCGGCGGATCCCCGGTTCCGCGTCGTCCGCCATCCGGCACGACGGGGGCTGGGATCGGCGCGCAACACCGGGGTCTCGCTCGTCGACACGCCCTTCCTGGGATTCCTCGACGCGGACGACGTGCTCCTCCCCGATGCCCTGACGCGGCTCACGGCGACACTGGACGCGTCCGGGAGCGACTTCGTCGCCGGCGCCTATGTCCGCCTCGCGGCCGACGACGCGGGCGCGTACTCACCCGGCCCGGTGCAGCCGTGGGTGCAGGCCGCGACCGACCCGGCACGGCTGTCCGTCACGATCGACGAGCACCCGGAGGCGTCGGGCAACGTGGTCGCGTGGTCGAAGCTCGTGCGGACGGACTTCTGGCGGCGTGCACGGCTGCGCTTCCCGGAGGGTCGGCTGTACGAGGACCAGGTGCTCGCGCAGCTCATGTACTGCCGTGCGCGGCGGTTCGACGTCGTCCCCGATGTCGTCGTGCACTGGCGGGTGCGTGCGGAGGGGACCTCCATCACGCAGCAGGAGGACCGGCTCGACGTCCTCCGCGACTGCCTCGACGCCATGCGCGAGGGACTCGCCATCCTCGATGCCGCCGACCACCCGCTGGCCGCTGGGGCCCGTGTGCGTCTCCTCTTGCGCATGGATGTGCCGCGGCTCGCACGGATCGCCGCGGGCCACCCCGAGGACGAGTACCGCAGGATGCTCGGGACCTTCGCCCGGATGCTCGCCGAGCACCCGCAGGCCGACCCCGCGGATCTGTCCTCGCCGCTCGTGTCGGCGGCCCGGCTGTGGTGA
- a CDS encoding cysteine desulfurase family protein, whose amino-acid sequence MTTIYLDNAATTPVRREALEAMIPFLTHAFGNPSSHHEVGEQAARALADARARVAAVLGMRAGDVVFTAGGTEANNLAIKGIAIAAALDRGARHVVTTPIEHESVLASVDYLRRVHGFAVDLLPVDAVGRVDPADLQAVLRDDTAVTTIGYANNEVGTVQDVAGLAAVATAASVPLHLDAVQAAGWLPLSGTGADAISLAGHKVGAPKGTGVLAVRGRIPLEPLLHGGGQERGRRSGTENVAGAVALAVALELAETERAAGAARAAALRDEFIGEVLRRVPTARLTGDPRHRLPATASFTFADTSGEAVLLELERRGVTTSSGSACAAGSDEPSHVLLAMGVPPETAQTAVRVTLGHEPVDPRALADLVAAAVAAVQSGG is encoded by the coding sequence GTGACGACGATCTACCTCGACAACGCGGCGACCACGCCCGTGCGCCGCGAGGCTCTCGAGGCGATGATCCCGTTCCTGACGCACGCGTTCGGCAATCCGTCCAGCCACCACGAGGTGGGCGAGCAGGCGGCACGGGCGCTGGCGGACGCGCGGGCTCGCGTGGCAGCCGTGCTCGGGATGCGCGCGGGCGATGTCGTCTTCACGGCCGGCGGCACCGAGGCCAACAACCTGGCGATCAAGGGCATCGCGATCGCCGCGGCGCTCGATCGCGGCGCCCGACACGTGGTCACGACGCCCATCGAGCACGAGTCCGTGCTCGCGAGCGTCGACTACCTCCGGCGCGTGCACGGGTTCGCCGTCGATCTGCTGCCGGTCGACGCGGTGGGGCGCGTCGACCCCGCCGACCTTCAGGCCGTGCTCCGCGACGACACGGCCGTCACGACGATCGGCTACGCGAACAACGAGGTCGGCACCGTGCAGGATGTCGCGGGGCTCGCCGCGGTCGCGACGGCCGCGAGCGTGCCGCTCCACCTGGATGCCGTGCAGGCGGCGGGATGGCTGCCGCTGTCGGGCACGGGGGCCGACGCGATCTCGCTCGCGGGCCACAAGGTGGGCGCGCCCAAGGGAACGGGCGTCCTCGCGGTGCGCGGCCGCATCCCGCTGGAGCCGCTGCTGCACGGCGGCGGGCAGGAGCGCGGCCGGCGCAGCGGGACCGAGAACGTGGCCGGCGCGGTCGCGCTCGCCGTCGCGCTGGAGCTCGCGGAGACGGAGCGGGCCGCCGGCGCCGCACGCGCCGCCGCGTTGCGGGACGAGTTCATCGGCGAGGTCCTGCGGCGCGTGCCGACGGCACGCCTGACGGGCGACCCCCGGCACCGGCTTCCCGCGACGGCGAGCTTCACGTTCGCGGACACGAGCGGCGAGGCCGTCCTGCTCGAGCTCGAGCGCCGGGGCGTGACGACCTCGAGCGGCTCGGCGTGCGCGGCCGGCAGCGACGAGCCGTCGCACGTCCTGCTCGCGATGGGGGTCCCCCCGGAGACGGCTCAGACGGCCGTGCGGGTGACGCTCGGCCATGAGCCGGTGGACCCGCGTGCGCTGGCGGACCTGGTCGCCGCCGCGGTGGCCGCCGTACAATCGGGCGGGTGA
- the nadC gene encoding carboxylating nicotinate-nucleotide diphosphorylase has product MLTRAVIDRTVAAALAEDAPWGDLTSESLIPAHAVARAELVAREPGVLAGAEVFEAAFRLTDPAVRVELRAGDGDRFDTGDVLATVEGPARGVLSAERVALNFVQRMSGTATLTSRFVAEVAHTGARIADTRKTTPGLRAFERHAVVAGGGHNHRFSLSDAVMAKDNHLAVLTASGLSVTQALQTAIARLPHTTHVEVEVDRLDQIEPVLAAGIGTIMLDNFSIDDLARGVEQVAGRAIVDASGGVTLETVRRIAETGVDVISVGALTHGARALDLGLDMAVGLPDPV; this is encoded by the coding sequence ATGCTGACCCGGGCCGTGATCGATCGCACCGTCGCAGCCGCCCTCGCGGAGGACGCCCCCTGGGGCGACCTCACGAGCGAGTCGCTCATCCCCGCGCACGCCGTCGCCCGCGCCGAGCTCGTCGCGCGCGAGCCCGGAGTGCTCGCCGGTGCCGAGGTGTTCGAGGCGGCCTTCCGGCTGACCGATCCCGCCGTGCGTGTCGAGCTCCGTGCGGGCGACGGCGATCGCTTCGACACCGGCGACGTCCTGGCGACGGTCGAGGGACCGGCCCGGGGGGTGCTCTCAGCCGAGCGGGTGGCGCTGAACTTCGTCCAGCGCATGAGCGGCACGGCGACCCTCACCTCGCGGTTCGTGGCCGAGGTGGCCCATACCGGCGCACGCATCGCCGACACCCGGAAGACCACGCCGGGCCTGCGCGCGTTCGAACGTCACGCGGTCGTGGCCGGTGGCGGACACAACCACCGTTTCTCGCTGTCCGATGCCGTCATGGCCAAGGACAACCACCTCGCGGTGCTGACGGCCTCGGGCCTGTCGGTCACGCAGGCCCTGCAGACCGCGATCGCGCGGCTCCCCCACACGACGCACGTGGAGGTCGAGGTCGATCGGCTGGACCAGATCGAGCCGGTGCTGGCAGCCGGGATCGGCACGATCATGCTCGACAACTTCTCGATCGACGATCTCGCGCGCGGCGTCGAGCAGGTCGCCGGCCGTGCGATCGTCGACGCGTCCGGCGGGGTCACCCTGGAGACCGTTCGCCGGATCGCCGAGACGGGTGTCGACGTCATCTCCGTCGGCGCCCTCACGCACGGCGCGCGCGCTCTCGACCTCGGACTGGACATGGCCGTCGGGCTCCCCGACCCGGTGTGA
- the nadB gene encoding L-aspartate oxidase, whose translation MSAADRTPVTAVVVGSGIAGLVTALHAAAAGAAVTLVTKDVLESANTRYAQGGIAAVMFAEDSAEAHLADTLAASAGLADPEAVHVLVDEGPDRIRELVALGVAFDRTPEGAFRRGLEAAHSFPRVLHAGGDATGAAIEQALVAAVRASAVRVIEHAFLLDVVVADGRARGVELLVDGRRMRLRTDAVVLATGGAGQLYAHTTNPVVATADGIAAALRAGAAVADLEFVQFHPTVLAAGEPFLVSEAVRGEGAVLVDDSGRRFAFDAHPDGELAPRDVVARAISRTIARQGGRPALLDATALGGADTSGFLAERFPTIDAAVRERGLDWADAPIPVTPAAHYLMGGVTTDLHGRTTVPGLYAVGETARTGVHGANRLASNSLLEGAVFGARTGDVLAADAARSAWPVAVAMPTAPSDTVRPVPARHATAFSRSALQQLMWEFVGLERDATGLRRAADTLTRWSAEHREPRTIADFEDENLLRVAREVVAAAERRTGSVGAHFRADDPGTGGSAPAEPTAAVVAC comes from the coding sequence GTGAGCGCCGCGGACCGCACCCCGGTCACGGCCGTCGTCGTCGGCAGCGGCATCGCGGGCCTCGTCACGGCGCTCCACGCCGCGGCCGCCGGCGCCGCGGTGACGCTTGTCACGAAGGATGTGCTGGAGAGTGCGAACACCCGCTACGCGCAGGGCGGCATCGCCGCCGTGATGTTCGCCGAGGACAGCGCCGAGGCCCATCTCGCCGACACGCTGGCGGCGTCGGCGGGGCTCGCGGACCCCGAGGCGGTGCACGTGCTCGTCGACGAGGGACCGGACCGCATCCGCGAGCTCGTCGCGCTCGGTGTCGCGTTCGACCGCACGCCCGAGGGCGCGTTCCGTCGCGGGCTCGAGGCCGCGCACTCGTTCCCGCGCGTCCTGCACGCGGGCGGCGATGCGACGGGCGCCGCGATCGAGCAGGCGCTCGTCGCGGCGGTCCGTGCGAGTGCCGTCCGGGTCATCGAGCATGCCTTCCTGCTCGACGTCGTCGTCGCCGACGGCCGTGCGCGCGGGGTCGAGCTCCTGGTGGACGGCCGGCGGATGCGGCTGCGCACAGACGCGGTCGTTCTCGCCACCGGCGGGGCCGGGCAGCTGTACGCCCACACGACCAACCCCGTGGTCGCGACCGCCGACGGCATCGCCGCGGCGCTCCGGGCGGGAGCGGCGGTCGCGGATCTCGAGTTCGTGCAGTTCCACCCGACCGTGCTCGCCGCGGGCGAGCCGTTCCTCGTGTCCGAGGCCGTTCGGGGCGAGGGCGCCGTGCTCGTCGATGACAGCGGACGCCGTTTCGCGTTCGACGCCCACCCCGACGGCGAGCTCGCGCCTCGCGATGTCGTGGCTCGTGCGATCTCCCGGACGATCGCACGTCAGGGCGGCCGCCCCGCGCTGCTGGACGCGACGGCGTTGGGCGGCGCCGACACCTCCGGGTTCCTCGCCGAGCGCTTCCCGACGATCGACGCGGCGGTGCGCGAGCGGGGTCTCGACTGGGCGGACGCCCCCATCCCCGTCACGCCCGCCGCGCACTACCTGATGGGCGGCGTCACGACGGACCTGCACGGCCGGACCACGGTCCCGGGCCTCTACGCCGTCGGCGAGACGGCGCGAACCGGCGTGCACGGCGCGAACCGCCTCGCGTCGAACTCGCTTCTGGAGGGCGCGGTCTTCGGCGCGCGGACCGGTGACGTCCTGGCCGCCGACGCCGCACGCAGCGCCTGGCCGGTCGCGGTCGCGATGCCGACCGCGCCGAGCGACACCGTCCGGCCGGTGCCGGCGCGGCATGCGACGGCGTTCTCCCGCAGCGCGCTGCAGCAGCTCATGTGGGAGTTCGTGGGGCTGGAACGGGATGCGACGGGTCTGCGTCGGGCCGCCGACACCCTCACGCGCTGGTCGGCGGAGCACCGCGAGCCGCGCACGATCGCCGACTTCGAGGACGAGAACCTGCTTCGGGTGGCCCGAGAGGTCGTGGCGGCCGCGGAGCGCCGGACCGGCTCGGTCGGCGCGCACTTCCGCGCCGACGACCCGGGCACGGGAGGAAGCGCGCCGGCGGAGCCGACCGCGGCGGTGGTCGCATGCTGA
- the nadA gene encoding quinolinate synthase NadA — protein sequence MTTTPLTLQPGPIDPSVDHEIQAIVAGATGGTTCTTDLAAGPWIFDTRAGYGPGASMGDVIPTGSPRQGALPQEYRDAADDELHARIRAAKQTLGDRVVVLGHFYQRDEVVRHADYVGDSFQLANAALEHPDAEAIVFCGVHFMAETADLLSGPEQAVILPNLAAGCSMADMADIDQVEECWEQLAELYGDLDAPDAEGLLPVIPVTYMNSSAAIKGFVGRHQGIVCTSSNARTVLEWAFARGRRVLFFPDQHLGRNTAKSMGVPLEQMPMWNPNRPLGGSDERTLADARVILWHGFCSVHRRFTVEQIDKARAEHPGVRVIVHPECPMAVVDAADEAGSTDYIRKAIAAATEPTAFAIGTEINLVQRLAAQYPQHEIFCLDPVVCPCSTMYRIHPGYLAWVLESLVAGEVVNRITVPDDVAAPARLALERMLAARP from the coding sequence ATGACCACGACACCCCTCACGCTCCAGCCCGGGCCGATCGATCCCTCCGTTGACCACGAGATCCAGGCGATCGTCGCCGGCGCGACGGGCGGCACGACCTGCACGACCGATCTCGCCGCCGGGCCGTGGATCTTCGACACGCGTGCCGGGTACGGTCCCGGCGCGTCCATGGGCGACGTCATCCCCACGGGATCCCCGCGCCAGGGCGCGCTGCCGCAGGAGTACCGCGACGCGGCCGACGACGAGCTGCACGCCCGCATCCGGGCCGCGAAGCAGACGCTGGGCGACCGTGTCGTGGTGCTCGGGCACTTCTACCAGCGCGACGAGGTCGTGCGACACGCCGACTACGTGGGCGACTCGTTCCAGCTCGCCAACGCCGCGCTCGAGCACCCGGACGCGGAGGCGATCGTGTTCTGCGGCGTGCACTTCATGGCCGAGACCGCCGACCTCCTCTCCGGTCCCGAGCAGGCCGTCATCCTCCCGAACCTCGCGGCCGGCTGCTCGATGGCCGACATGGCCGACATCGACCAGGTCGAGGAGTGCTGGGAACAGCTGGCCGAGCTGTACGGCGACCTGGACGCCCCGGACGCCGAGGGCCTGCTTCCGGTGATCCCCGTGACGTACATGAACTCCTCGGCCGCGATCAAGGGCTTCGTCGGCCGCCACCAGGGCATCGTCTGCACCTCCTCGAACGCGCGCACGGTGCTGGAGTGGGCGTTCGCCCGCGGGCGGCGGGTCCTCTTCTTCCCCGATCAGCACCTCGGCCGAAACACCGCGAAGTCGATGGGCGTGCCGCTCGAGCAGATGCCGATGTGGAACCCGAACCGGCCCCTCGGCGGCTCCGACGAGCGAACCCTGGCGGACGCGCGCGTGATCCTCTGGCACGGCTTCTGCTCCGTCCACCGGCGCTTCACCGTGGAGCAGATCGACAAGGCCCGCGCCGAGCACCCCGGCGTACGGGTCATCGTCCACCCGGAGTGCCCGATGGCGGTCGTCGACGCCGCCGACGAGGCCGGCTCGACCGACTACATCCGCAAGGCGATCGCGGCGGCCACCGAGCCCACCGCGTTCGCGATCGGGACCGAGATCAACCTCGTGCAGCGGCTCGCCGCCCAGTACCCCCAGCACGAGATCTTCTGCCTCGACCCGGTGGTCTGCCCGTGCTCGACGATGTACCGCATCCACCCCGGCTACCTCGCCTGGGTGCTGGAGTCGCTCGTGGCCGGCGAGGTCGTGAACCGCATCACGGTGCCGGACGACGTGGCGGCGCCGGCGCGGCTGGCGCTCGAGCGGATGCTGGCGGCCCGGCCGTGA
- a CDS encoding NUDIX domain-containing protein: MTRTSAPASTTRDATDAARVAVSTVIFSLRRDPGDDCPRLVLPLVRRTRDPFKDLWALPGGWLDAAEGLEDAASRTLEETTALTPSYLEQLYAFGDVDRSPTRVVSIVYWALLRAEEVDSQVASHAAAGTAPENVRWFAASDLPPLAFDHDQIVGYALWRLRNKAGYSRIAHGLLAEDFTLSELREVYEAILDRRLDPANFRRQAEASGTLIPTDRFRTGSHRPARLYRYDQDVELADRGPLGVRESRTR; this comes from the coding sequence ATGACCAGAACCAGTGCACCCGCCTCGACGACCCGCGACGCGACCGACGCCGCGCGAGTCGCCGTCTCCACGGTCATCTTCAGCCTCCGGCGTGATCCCGGCGACGACTGCCCCCGGCTCGTCCTTCCGCTCGTGCGCCGCACGCGTGACCCGTTCAAAGACCTGTGGGCCCTTCCCGGCGGGTGGCTCGATGCCGCGGAGGGTCTGGAGGACGCCGCCTCGCGCACGCTCGAGGAGACCACGGCGCTCACGCCCAGCTACCTCGAGCAGCTCTATGCGTTCGGCGACGTCGACCGCTCCCCCACCCGCGTCGTCTCGATCGTGTACTGGGCGCTCCTGCGGGCAGAGGAGGTCGACAGCCAGGTGGCCAGCCACGCCGCCGCGGGGACCGCGCCGGAGAACGTGCGCTGGTTCGCCGCATCCGACCTGCCGCCCCTCGCGTTCGACCACGATCAGATCGTCGGCTACGCGCTGTGGCGGCTGCGCAACAAGGCCGGCTACAGCCGGATCGCGCACGGGCTGCTCGCCGAGGACTTCACCCTGAGCGAGCTCCGCGAGGTCTACGAGGCGATCCTGGACCGGCGGCTGGACCCGGCGAACTTCCGACGCCAGGCCGAGGCATCCGGAACCCTCATCCCCACCGACCGCTTCCGCACCGGCAGTCATCGGCCGGCACGGCTGTACCGATACGACCAGGATGTCGAGCTCGCCGATCGCGGCCCGCTCGGCGTCCGAGAATCGAGGACGAGATGA